A genomic segment from Rhodospirillum centenum SW encodes:
- the sugE gene encoding quaternary ammonium compound efflux SMR transporter SugE produces the protein MAWLVLFVAGILEIGWAIGLKYSEGFTRPLPTAVTLVVALASFFLLSVAMRSLPVGTAYAVWTGIGAVGTALLGIVLFGEPATAARLACIALIVAGIVGLKVFSGG, from the coding sequence ATGGCGTGGCTGGTGCTGTTCGTGGCCGGGATTCTGGAGATCGGCTGGGCGATCGGGCTGAAATATTCCGAAGGCTTCACCCGGCCGCTGCCCACGGCGGTCACGCTGGTGGTGGCCCTGGCCAGCTTCTTCCTGCTCTCCGTCGCCATGCGCAGCCTGCCGGTCGGCACGGCCTATGCGGTCTGGACCGGCATCGGCGCCGTCGGCACGGCGCTGCTGGGCATCGTCCTGTTCGGGGAGCCGGCGACGGCGGCGCGGCTGGCCTGCATCGCCCTGATCGTCGCCGGCATCGTCGGGCTGAAGGTGTTCAGCGGCGGCTGA
- a CDS encoding SDR family oxidoreductase, which produces MSGFISLEGKRALVTSGTRGAGAATVALFRDLGARVLTAARSRPDTACETMFVAADLTTPEGCAALAAAVRDRLGGVDVIVHMLGGSSAPAGGFAALGDTDWAREIALNLMPAVRLDRELVPGMVAQGRGVVIHVTSIQGRLPLPAATTAYAAAKAALSTYSKSLSKEVSPKGVRVVRVAPGWIETEAAVRLAERVAQDAGTDQEGGRRIIMESLGGIPIGRPSTPEEVASLIAFLASDRAGTITGTEHIIDGGTVPTV; this is translated from the coding sequence ATGAGCGGTTTCATCAGCCTGGAAGGCAAGCGCGCCCTCGTCACCTCGGGCACGCGCGGCGCGGGCGCGGCCACCGTCGCGCTGTTCCGCGACCTCGGTGCCCGTGTGCTGACCGCCGCCCGATCCCGCCCGGACACGGCCTGCGAGACGATGTTCGTCGCCGCGGACCTGACGACCCCGGAAGGCTGCGCCGCGCTCGCCGCCGCGGTGCGCGACCGCCTGGGCGGGGTTGATGTGATCGTCCACATGCTCGGCGGCTCATCCGCCCCGGCGGGCGGGTTCGCGGCGTTGGGCGATACGGACTGGGCCAGGGAGATCGCTCTCAACCTGATGCCCGCCGTCCGGCTTGACCGCGAACTGGTGCCCGGGATGGTGGCGCAGGGTCGCGGCGTCGTCATCCATGTCACCTCCATACAGGGAAGATTGCCCTTGCCGGCGGCGACGACGGCCTATGCCGCCGCGAAGGCCGCGCTCTCCACCTACAGCAAGAGCCTCTCGAAGGAAGTCTCGCCCAAGGGGGTGCGCGTGGTGCGGGTCGCGCCCGGCTGGATCGAGACCGAGGCGGCGGTGCGCTTGGCCGAGCGGGTCGCGCAAGACGCCGGCACCGATCAGGAGGGCGGCCGGCGGATCATCATGGAGTCGCTCGGCGGCATCCCGATCGGCCGGCCCTCGACGCCGGAGGAGGTTGCCAGCCTGATCGCCTTCCTCGCCTCCGATCGCGCCGGCACCATCACCGGCACCGAACACATCATCGACGGCGGCACCGTTCCCACCGTATGA
- a CDS encoding YifB family Mg chelatase-like AAA ATPase: MVARVSTVAFQGIDVLDIDVQVQMSGGELAFIVVGLPDKAVAESRERVRAALHALGLSLPPRRIAVNLAPADVLKEGSHFDLPIALALLVILGVLPGEEVARFYALGELGLDGALAPVAGVLPSAINASAHGRGLICPAACGGEAAWAGDLEVLAAPSLLAIINHFKGTQVLSRPEPRLEPADAGAGHRDLKDVKGQETAKRALEVAASGGHNLLMIGPPGSGKSMLAARLPGILPPLDPAEALEASMIHSVAGQLEGGRLLRRRPFRDPHHSASLPALVGGGLRARPGEISLAHQGVLFLDELPEFARQTLEALRQPMESGRAVIARANAHIAYPARFQLVAAMNPCRCGHLDDAALACSRAPKCAADYQSRISGPLFDRIDLHVEVPAVSAADLSLPPPREDSTQVAARVARVREVQRRRYAALAGAGAGPGPGAGTGAGGTALRTNAEADGALLEQVAAPDAQGRALLTEAAERLRLSARGYHRVLRVARTLADMDDSPTVRRPHIAEALSYRRLAPR, from the coding sequence TTGGTCGCGCGGGTGAGTACGGTCGCCTTCCAGGGCATCGACGTGCTGGACATCGACGTGCAGGTGCAGATGTCCGGCGGCGAGCTGGCCTTCATCGTCGTCGGCCTGCCCGACAAGGCGGTGGCCGAGAGCCGCGAGCGGGTGCGCGCGGCCCTGCACGCGCTGGGCCTGTCGCTGCCGCCGCGGCGCATCGCCGTCAACCTGGCCCCGGCGGACGTGCTGAAGGAGGGATCGCACTTCGACCTGCCGATCGCGCTGGCCCTGCTGGTGATCCTGGGCGTGCTGCCGGGGGAGGAGGTGGCGCGCTTCTACGCCCTGGGCGAGCTGGGGCTGGACGGGGCGCTGGCCCCGGTGGCCGGGGTGCTGCCCAGTGCCATCAACGCCTCGGCCCACGGGCGCGGCCTGATCTGTCCCGCGGCCTGCGGCGGAGAGGCGGCCTGGGCCGGCGATCTGGAGGTGCTGGCCGCGCCCAGCCTGCTGGCCATCATCAACCATTTCAAGGGGACCCAGGTGCTGTCGCGGCCCGAGCCGCGGCTGGAGCCGGCCGACGCCGGGGCCGGCCACAGGGACCTGAAGGACGTGAAGGGGCAGGAGACGGCGAAGCGCGCGCTGGAGGTGGCGGCCAGCGGCGGCCACAACCTGCTGATGATCGGCCCGCCGGGGTCGGGCAAGTCGATGCTGGCCGCGCGCCTGCCGGGCATCCTGCCGCCGCTGGATCCGGCGGAGGCGCTGGAGGCGTCGATGATCCACTCGGTCGCCGGGCAGCTCGAGGGCGGCCGGCTGCTGCGCCGTCGCCCCTTCCGCGACCCGCACCATTCCGCCAGCCTGCCCGCCCTGGTCGGCGGCGGGCTGCGCGCCCGGCCGGGGGAGATCAGTCTGGCGCACCAGGGCGTGCTGTTCCTGGACGAGCTGCCGGAGTTCGCGCGCCAGACGCTGGAGGCGCTGCGCCAGCCGATGGAGAGCGGCCGCGCCGTGATCGCGCGGGCCAACGCCCACATCGCCTATCCCGCCCGCTTCCAGCTCGTGGCGGCGATGAACCCCTGCCGCTGCGGCCATCTGGACGATGCCGCCCTGGCCTGCTCGCGCGCGCCGAAATGCGCCGCCGACTACCAGTCGCGCATCTCCGGCCCCCTGTTCGACCGCATCGACCTGCATGTGGAGGTGCCGGCCGTCAGCGCCGCCGACCTGTCGCTGCCGCCCCCGCGGGAGGACAGCACCCAGGTCGCCGCCCGCGTGGCCCGCGTGCGCGAGGTGCAGCGCCGGCGCTATGCCGCGCTGGCCGGGGCCGGGGCCGGGCCGGGGCCAGGGGCGGGAACCGGAGCCGGCGGGACGGCCCTGCGCACCAATGCCGAGGCCGACGGCGCCCTGCTGGAACAGGTCGCCGCCCCCGACGCCCAGGGCCGGGCGCTGCTGACCGAGGCGGCGGAGCGGCTGCGCCTGTCCGCCCGCGGCTACCACCGCGTGCTGCGCGTCGCCCGCACCCTGGCCGACATGGACGACAGCCCCACCGTCCGCCGCCCCCACATCGCCGAAGCCCTCAGCTACCGCCGCCTCGCACCGCGGTAG
- the floR gene encoding chloramphenicol/florfenicol efflux MFS transporter FloR has translation MTSTRPAWAFTLPAALLLMAPFDILASLAMDIYLPVVPAMPAALDTTPSVIQLSLSLYMAMLGVGQVIFGPISDRLGRRPVLLAGGALFVAASLGAAGSPTAAVFVAFRLLQAVGASAALVATFAAVRDVYAGRPEGVVIYGLFSSILAFVPALGPIAGALIGGVFGWRAIFVTLAALALPALLNAGVRWPETRPPATRLPDDATRRRSVLPVFASPAFWVYTAGFSAGMGTFFVFFSTAPRVLIDRAGWSEIGFSLAFATVAVVMIGTTRFARSFVARWGIPGCVARGMALLVCGSALLAIGEVSGPPSFLGYILPMWVMAVGIVFTVSVTANGALAPFDDIAGSAVALYFCVQSLIVSLAGTAAATLLNGDTAWPVIGYATTMALLVSAGLAWLRSRP, from the coding sequence ATGACCAGCACACGCCCCGCGTGGGCCTTTACGCTGCCGGCAGCCCTGCTGCTGATGGCTCCCTTCGACATCCTCGCTTCCCTGGCGATGGACATCTATCTCCCCGTCGTTCCGGCGATGCCTGCCGCCCTGGACACGACGCCCTCCGTGATCCAGCTCAGCTTGAGCCTCTACATGGCGATGCTCGGCGTGGGGCAGGTGATCTTCGGCCCGATCTCGGATCGCCTCGGGCGGCGGCCGGTCCTGCTTGCGGGGGGCGCGCTCTTCGTCGCCGCGTCCCTCGGGGCGGCAGGCTCGCCGACGGCCGCGGTCTTTGTCGCCTTCCGCCTGCTTCAGGCGGTCGGGGCGTCGGCGGCGCTGGTGGCGACGTTCGCGGCGGTGCGCGACGTCTATGCCGGCCGGCCCGAGGGCGTCGTCATCTACGGGCTTTTCAGTTCGATCCTGGCCTTCGTCCCCGCCCTCGGCCCCATCGCCGGAGCCTTGATCGGCGGGGTCTTCGGATGGCGGGCGATCTTCGTCACGCTGGCCGCCCTGGCGCTGCCCGCGCTTCTGAATGCCGGCGTCAGATGGCCCGAAACCCGGCCGCCCGCAACCCGCCTGCCGGATGATGCGACGCGGCGCCGGTCCGTTCTGCCGGTTTTCGCCAGCCCGGCCTTCTGGGTCTACACGGCCGGCTTCAGCGCCGGCATGGGCACCTTCTTCGTCTTCTTCTCGACGGCCCCCCGCGTGCTGATAGACAGGGCGGGCTGGTCGGAGATCGGGTTCAGCCTGGCCTTCGCCACGGTCGCGGTCGTCATGATCGGGACCACCCGGTTCGCCCGGTCCTTCGTCGCCCGGTGGGGCATCCCGGGTTGCGTGGCGCGCGGGATGGCGCTGCTCGTCTGCGGGTCTGCCCTGCTGGCGATCGGCGAAGTCTCCGGCCCGCCGTCCTTTCTCGGCTACATCCTGCCGATGTGGGTCATGGCGGTCGGCATCGTCTTCACGGTGTCCGTGACCGCCAACGGCGCGCTTGCACCGTTCGACGACATCGCGGGATCGGCCGTCGCGCTCTACTTCTGCGTCCAGAGCCTGATCGTCAGCCTTGCCGGGACCGCGGCGGCGACGCTGCTGAACGGCGACACGGCCTGGCCCGTGATCGGCTACGCCACGACGATGGCGCTGCTGGTGTCCGCGGGGCTGGCGTGGCTTCGATCCCGGCCGTGA
- a CDS encoding nuclear transport factor 2 family protein yields MTLPPPILAYFDADARNDRATLVNAFAPDAVVTDEARSHVGRDAIGAWWSAAKATYQYTTELLGMTERGDVTEIRARVTGRFPGSPASLTFAFRLEGDRITGLEITA; encoded by the coding sequence ATGACCCTTCCCCCACCGATCCTGGCCTATTTCGATGCCGACGCGAGGAACGACCGCGCGACCCTGGTGAATGCCTTCGCGCCCGACGCCGTCGTCACGGACGAAGCGCGGTCCCATGTCGGCCGTGACGCCATCGGCGCGTGGTGGAGCGCGGCGAAGGCCACGTACCAGTACACGACCGAACTGCTCGGCATGACGGAAAGGGGCGATGTCACCGAGATCCGTGCCCGGGTAACCGGACGGTTCCCGGGCAGCCCGGCCAGCCTGACCTTCGCGTTCCGGCTTGAGGGCGACCGGATCACCGGCCTGGAGATCACGGCATGA
- a CDS encoding TonB-dependent receptor, with protein sequence MPVNDPFGGWVYWSRLPTGAVERVVITRGGGAGAWGNAALAGTVRIETTPPAGSEAELSGGSDDTWQALAATAGRAGPVTLGLTANAFTTGGAPVVRRDRRGPVDVNADADALWADGVAQARFGSVAATAKLSVFRETRGNGTPYTGNRTEAVEGSLRLVGEGALPWEAVLYARDWEFSSTFSGVDDDRAGETPALDQYKVPASALGGIVQIGLEPVPGHSTDLGLDLRWTEGETRERYFFQNGGFTRERRAGGDQIIAGLFAEHVWTARPDLLLSAGVRLDGWWNRGGFRTEVVRATGAPLLDSRVPDRDGRVLNGRAGVDWQATDALALRGAVYTGFRLPTLNEFHRPFRVGNDITEANPGLDPERLAGGEVGLRLTPRPGLTLSATLFHVELEDAVDNVVLTRTPGAYAPLGIVVPAGGSLAQRRNLDRIEVDGIEAELRLEPRDDLSLSLSYLFSAAEIASAPGFPALEGNRVGQAPRHQGTVEATWRPLEPALLRLQVRAASDAFENSENDRRLSPYVVADLYAGWDLSRTLHLFGTVENLTDRLVETGVRSDGLTNIGPGRQWQVGLKARW encoded by the coding sequence GTGCCGGTCAACGATCCCTTCGGCGGCTGGGTCTACTGGTCGCGCCTGCCCACCGGGGCGGTGGAGCGGGTGGTCATCACCCGCGGCGGCGGGGCCGGCGCCTGGGGCAACGCCGCCCTGGCCGGCACCGTGCGGATCGAGACCACGCCCCCGGCCGGGTCAGAGGCGGAGCTGTCCGGCGGGTCCGACGACACCTGGCAGGCGCTGGCCGCCACCGCCGGCCGGGCCGGGCCGGTGACGCTGGGGCTGACCGCCAACGCCTTCACCACCGGCGGCGCGCCCGTCGTGCGCCGCGACCGGCGCGGCCCGGTGGACGTGAACGCCGACGCCGACGCGCTCTGGGCCGACGGGGTGGCGCAGGCCCGCTTCGGCAGCGTCGCCGCCACGGCGAAACTCTCCGTCTTCCGCGAGACCCGCGGCAACGGCACCCCCTATACCGGGAACCGGACCGAGGCGGTGGAGGGCAGCCTGCGGCTGGTGGGGGAGGGCGCGCTCCCCTGGGAGGCCGTGCTCTATGCCCGCGACTGGGAATTCTCCAGCACCTTCTCCGGCGTGGACGACGACCGCGCCGGGGAAACGCCGGCGCTCGACCAGTACAAGGTGCCGGCTTCGGCGCTGGGCGGCATCGTCCAGATCGGGCTGGAGCCGGTACCCGGCCACAGCACCGACCTCGGCCTGGACCTGCGCTGGACCGAGGGCGAGACGCGCGAGCGTTATTTCTTCCAGAACGGCGGCTTCACCCGCGAACGCCGGGCCGGCGGAGACCAGATCATCGCCGGACTGTTCGCGGAGCATGTCTGGACCGCCCGGCCGGATCTGCTGCTGTCGGCGGGGGTGCGGCTGGACGGCTGGTGGAACCGCGGCGGCTTCCGCACGGAGGTGGTGCGGGCGACCGGCGCACCGCTTCTGGACAGCCGTGTGCCCGACCGCGACGGGCGGGTGCTGAACGGCCGAGCCGGGGTGGACTGGCAGGCGACCGATGCCCTGGCCCTGCGCGGTGCCGTCTATACCGGCTTCCGGCTGCCGACGCTGAACGAGTTCCACCGTCCGTTCCGGGTGGGCAACGACATCACGGAGGCCAACCCCGGTCTGGACCCGGAACGTCTGGCGGGCGGGGAGGTGGGGCTGCGCCTGACACCGCGGCCGGGGCTGACGCTGTCGGCCACGCTGTTCCACGTGGAACTGGAGGACGCGGTGGACAATGTCGTGCTGACCCGGACCCCCGGCGCTTACGCCCCCCTGGGGATCGTGGTGCCGGCCGGCGGCAGTCTGGCGCAGAGACGCAACCTGGACCGGATCGAGGTGGACGGGATCGAGGCGGAGCTGCGGCTGGAACCGCGGGACGACCTGTCGCTCTCCCTCTCCTACCTGTTCAGCGCGGCGGAGATCGCCTCGGCCCCCGGCTTCCCCGCGCTGGAGGGCAACCGGGTCGGCCAGGCGCCGCGCCACCAGGGCACGGTGGAGGCGACCTGGCGGCCGCTGGAGCCGGCGCTGCTGCGGCTGCAGGTCCGCGCCGCCTCCGACGCGTTCGAGAACAGCGAGAACGACCGGCGCCTGTCGCCCTATGTCGTGGCCGACCTCTATGCCGGCTGGGACCTGTCCCGCACCCTGCACCTGTTCGGCACGGTGGAGAACCTGACCGACCGCTTGGTGGAGACGGGCGTGCGCAGCGACGGGCTGACCAACATCGGCCCCGGCCGGCAGTGGCAGGTCGGGCTGAAGGCCCGCTGGTAG
- the hrcA gene encoding heat-inducible transcriptional repressor HrcA: MIVELNQRTRDIFRHIVEAYVETGEPVGSRTVSRRLGMQLSPATIRNVMADLEELGLLMAPHTSAGRVPTDAGLRMFVNGILEIGDLSETEREAIEAQCANRGRSLPDVLEEAITMLSGLSSCAGLVLAPKTDRPLKHIEFVNLSPGRALVVMVTEDGLVENRVVEVPVGMPVSALTMASNYLTARLTGRTLTEARTDILAEIEERRAQLDQLTAKVVAAGLATWGGSQGQQGYLIVRGQARLLEDVSALSDLERIRTLFEALETREAMVRLLDATGKAEGVQIYIGAENELFRHAGCSLIVSPYTNAKDQIVGAIGVIGPTRINYARIIPMVDYTAKVVGRLIG, encoded by the coding sequence ATGATCGTCGAGCTGAACCAACGGACCCGCGATATCTTCCGCCATATCGTCGAGGCGTATGTGGAGACGGGGGAACCCGTGGGCTCCCGCACCGTCTCGCGCCGGCTGGGCATGCAGCTCTCCCCCGCCACCATCCGCAACGTCATGGCGGACCTGGAGGAGCTGGGGCTGCTGATGGCGCCGCACACCTCGGCCGGGCGGGTGCCCACCGATGCCGGGCTGCGCATGTTCGTGAACGGCATCCTGGAGATCGGCGACCTGTCGGAGACGGAGCGGGAGGCCATCGAGGCGCAGTGCGCCAACCGGGGCCGCTCGCTGCCGGACGTGCTGGAGGAGGCGATCACCATGCTGTCCGGCCTGTCCTCCTGCGCCGGGCTGGTGCTGGCGCCGAAGACGGACCGGCCGCTGAAACACATCGAGTTCGTGAACCTGTCGCCCGGCCGCGCCCTGGTGGTGATGGTGACGGAGGACGGGCTGGTGGAGAACCGGGTGGTGGAGGTGCCGGTGGGCATGCCCGTCTCCGCCCTCACCATGGCATCCAACTATCTGACGGCGCGGCTGACCGGCCGCACCCTGACGGAGGCGCGGACCGACATCCTGGCCGAGATCGAGGAGCGCCGCGCCCAGCTCGACCAGCTCACGGCCAAGGTGGTGGCGGCGGGGCTGGCGACCTGGGGCGGCAGCCAGGGCCAGCAGGGCTATCTGATCGTGCGCGGCCAGGCCCGCCTGCTGGAGGACGTCTCCGCCCTGTCCGACCTGGAGCGCATCCGCACCCTGTTCGAGGCGCTGGAGACGCGCGAGGCCATGGTCCGCCTGCTGGACGCCACCGGCAAGGCGGAGGGGGTGCAGATCTACATCGGCGCGGAGAACGAGCTGTTCCGTCACGCCGGCTGCTCCCTGATCGTCTCCCCCTACACCAACGCGAAGGACCAGATCGTCGGCGCCATCGGCGTGATCGGCCCGACCCGGATCAACTATGCCCGCATCATCCCCATGGTGGACTATACGGCGAAGGTGGTGGGCCGCCTGATCGGGTGA
- a CDS encoding type II toxin-antitoxin system RelE/ParE family toxin yields MPWTVLFHPEFWPEFLDLRAPVQDELAARMKRLQATGPLTGRPDVDTLKGSSFANMKELRFSVDGGVWRVAFAFDPDKQAVLLVAGDKAGVAQDRFYRTLIRKADERYARHLQAGRTKG; encoded by the coding sequence ATGCCCTGGACCGTTCTGTTCCATCCTGAGTTCTGGCCGGAGTTTCTGGACCTCCGGGCTCCGGTGCAGGACGAACTGGCGGCCAGGATGAAGCGGCTTCAGGCGACCGGCCCCCTGACGGGCAGGCCGGACGTGGACACCCTGAAGGGGTCTTCGTTCGCGAACATGAAGGAACTCCGCTTCAGTGTGGATGGCGGGGTCTGGCGGGTTGCCTTCGCGTTCGACCCGGACAAGCAGGCGGTCCTGCTTGTCGCGGGCGACAAGGCGGGTGTGGCCCAGGACAGATTCTATCGCACGCTGATCCGGAAGGCGGACGAGCGTTACGCCCGCCACCTGCAAGCCGGACGGACCAAGGGCTGA
- the grpE gene encoding nucleotide exchange factor GrpE, whose protein sequence is MSETMPNGEQRPQTDAAAEAPESNTATTTAPGGQGGQQAPAGQTAAGQTTPGQTAPGAGGRAAAGEAPADDRTASLEAEIQVLKDQLLRALAETENVRRRAEREREDTAKYAIAKFAKDLLAVADNLRRAVESVAPDQRQGNEAVNSLLTGVEATERQLAAAFDRAGIQKMEPLDRPFDPNFHQVMMEMEGTGKAPGTVVAVLQAGYTLQGRLLREAMVGVAKGGETHNLNTSA, encoded by the coding sequence ATGAGCGAAACCATGCCCAACGGCGAGCAGCGGCCGCAGACCGACGCGGCCGCCGAGGCCCCCGAGAGCAACACCGCCACCACGACCGCCCCGGGCGGCCAGGGCGGCCAGCAGGCCCCCGCGGGCCAGACCGCTGCCGGCCAGACCACTCCGGGCCAGACCGCTCCGGGCGCGGGCGGCAGGGCCGCCGCCGGCGAGGCCCCCGCGGACGACCGCACCGCGTCGCTGGAGGCGGAGATCCAGGTGCTGAAGGACCAGCTCCTGCGCGCGCTGGCGGAGACGGAGAATGTCCGCCGCCGCGCCGAGCGCGAGCGCGAGGACACGGCGAAGTACGCCATCGCCAAGTTCGCCAAGGACCTGCTGGCCGTGGCCGACAATCTGCGCCGCGCCGTCGAATCCGTGGCGCCGGACCAGCGCCAGGGCAACGAGGCGGTGAACAGCCTGCTGACCGGCGTGGAGGCGACGGAGCGCCAGCTCGCCGCCGCCTTCGACCGCGCCGGCATCCAGAAGATGGAACCGCTGGACAGGCCCTTCGACCCCAACTTCCATCAGGTGATGATGGAGATGGAAGGCACCGGCAAGGCCCCGGGCACCGTGGTCGCCGTGCTCCAGGCCGGCTACACGCTCCAGGGCCGGCTGCTGCGCGAGGCCATGGTCGGCGTCGCCAAGGGCGGCGAGACCCACAACCTCAACACCAGCGCCTGA
- a CDS encoding reverse transcriptase family protein, with translation MKNYPIDQSPLYKLHSKRKLENILCTNLDIEKMANYEGKNFKFFYITQGNKKRKVESPIPEIQELHRKIARLLCRIDPPDYLYSATKKRSYLSNAQRHIGRHALIKVDISKFFPSVSRLKVYNFFRFKMKCSPDVSAIIAKLLTVDGHLATGSSASPILSYYANIDMFEELYLLAKNRSATMTCYIDDVCFSGEHVSKKLLYEVQKIIRRHGYVNHKQKARYYSPGEVKLITGVAVTSLGVRLPLRRHRAIRDGYTHIFTAKTDSDRLTQLEKQVGRLFEASQIDPSFKDKAKRASQARANLKRRLLSKAFHPSSP, from the coding sequence ATGAAAAATTATCCAATAGATCAGTCCCCACTTTATAAGCTTCATTCAAAAAGAAAGCTTGAGAATATCCTTTGCACCAATCTCGATATTGAGAAAATGGCAAACTATGAAGGGAAAAATTTTAAATTCTTCTACATAACGCAAGGAAACAAGAAAAGAAAAGTCGAAAGTCCAATACCTGAAATTCAAGAGCTTCATAGGAAAATAGCGCGCCTTCTTTGCCGAATAGACCCCCCGGATTATCTTTATTCGGCAACCAAGAAGAGATCATATCTGAGCAATGCTCAACGCCATATTGGGCGGCATGCACTAATTAAAGTTGATATTTCTAAGTTTTTTCCTTCCGTATCACGACTTAAAGTTTACAATTTTTTCAGATTCAAAATGAAATGCAGCCCAGATGTTTCGGCAATAATCGCGAAACTACTCACTGTTGACGGTCACCTCGCTACAGGAAGTAGCGCAAGCCCGATTCTTTCTTATTATGCAAACATTGATATGTTTGAGGAGCTTTATCTCCTCGCCAAAAACCGTAGCGCTACAATGACGTGCTATATAGATGATGTATGTTTTTCGGGGGAACATGTATCAAAAAAGTTACTCTACGAGGTTCAAAAGATAATTCGTCGGCACGGTTACGTAAATCACAAGCAAAAGGCGCGCTACTATTCGCCCGGCGAAGTAAAGTTGATTACAGGGGTCGCCGTTACCTCGCTTGGCGTAAGACTCCCACTAAGGCGCCACAGAGCTATCCGCGACGGATACACGCATATTTTTACGGCAAAGACTGATTCTGATCGCCTAACCCAACTAGAGAAGCAGGTTGGAAGACTATTCGAGGCGAGCCAAATTGATCCAAGTTTTAAAGATAAAGCAAAAAGAGCGAGTCAAGCGCGCGCCAATCTGAAGCGACGCCTTCTTTCTAAAGCATTCCACCCATCATCACCTTAA
- a CDS encoding helix-turn-helix domain-containing protein, translating into MAMLNDVVRLVRKFHGTSQSELAAKLGISKSFLSEIESGKKKVSLEVLRKYSETYSIPISSFFIFDEHMSGSHRKIKSKIANKIVNILSWIDAAADSNDDDENHEKLSNRSVPTL; encoded by the coding sequence ATGGCAATGCTTAACGATGTAGTGCGGCTCGTAAGAAAGTTTCACGGCACAAGCCAATCTGAACTTGCGGCAAAGTTAGGTATATCAAAGTCATTTTTGTCAGAAATTGAATCTGGAAAAAAGAAGGTTTCTTTGGAAGTTCTAAGAAAATATTCCGAAACTTATTCTATACCAATTTCAAGTTTTTTCATATTTGATGAGCATATGAGCGGATCTCACAGAAAAATAAAATCTAAAATCGCGAACAAGATTGTTAATATACTAAGTTGGATTGATGCCGCCGCTGATAGCAATGATGATGACGAGAATCATGAAAAATTATCCAATAGATCAGTCCCCACTTTATAA
- a CDS encoding LysR family transcriptional regulator codes for MYRPDLNDLDAVIAIARRGSFRAAALDLGMSTTALSNAIGKLEASLGVRLFNRTTRSVSLSDAGRLFVAQIGPAVQDIHGALEAVRSQQTVPSGTLRINAFATAAREILSPLVLEFLRRHPQVHVDLVTEGRLVDIVAEGFDLGVRVADLVPSDMIAISLGRPQRHAVVGSPAYFQRHDTPRVPPDLLHHPCIRVRLPNGALYRWQFEKDGQTAQIDVAGPITLDEAGLARIAVLDGIGLGFFMEQDVRTDIDAGRLVRVLDDWTPPRAGLCLYYPGRRNPSAALRAFIGLARDIAAGGTIG; via the coding sequence ATGTACCGGCCTGACCTGAACGATCTCGATGCCGTCATCGCCATCGCCCGCCGGGGGTCGTTCCGCGCCGCGGCGCTCGATCTGGGGATGTCCACGACCGCGCTCAGCAACGCGATCGGAAAACTGGAGGCGAGCCTTGGCGTCCGCCTGTTCAACCGCACGACGCGGAGCGTCTCGCTCAGCGATGCCGGGCGGCTGTTCGTCGCGCAGATCGGTCCGGCCGTGCAGGACATTCACGGCGCCCTGGAGGCCGTGCGGTCGCAGCAGACGGTTCCGTCAGGCACGCTTCGCATCAACGCCTTTGCCACGGCGGCACGGGAGATCCTCTCGCCGCTGGTGCTGGAGTTCCTGCGCCGCCATCCGCAGGTGCATGTCGATCTCGTCACCGAAGGGCGGCTGGTGGATATCGTCGCCGAGGGATTCGACCTGGGTGTGCGGGTGGCCGACCTGGTGCCCAGCGACATGATCGCGATCTCCCTGGGGCGTCCCCAGCGCCATGCCGTCGTCGGGTCGCCGGCCTATTTCCAGCGGCATGACACGCCACGGGTTCCGCCCGACCTCCTCCATCACCCGTGCATCCGGGTCCGGCTGCCGAACGGCGCCCTCTATCGCTGGCAGTTCGAGAAGGACGGACAGACGGCCCAGATCGACGTGGCGGGACCGATCACCCTGGACGAGGCCGGTCTTGCCCGCATCGCCGTCCTGGACGGGATCGGACTCGGCTTCTTCATGGAGCAGGACGTGCGTACCGACATCGACGCGGGCCGGCTCGTGCGCGTGCTCGACGACTGGACGCCGCCGCGTGCCGGGCTCTGCCTCTACTATCCCGGACGGCGCAACCCCTCGGCCGCCCTCCGGGCGTTCATCGGTCTGGCCCGGGACATTGCGGCGGGCGGGACGATCGGATAG